The following proteins are co-located in the Sardina pilchardus chromosome 24, fSarPil1.1, whole genome shotgun sequence genome:
- the LOC134072720 gene encoding uncharacterized protein LOC134072720, with product MGIESQDPLPPPGNLTRTQARGFLRSEPITLGSIQILIAVLTLFLGVSLLTPYDLTSQDFITHSIVMLIGAAGLIISGAILIHTGRRPSLCMVKATLVFHLVSLIFSTATIALLSNHLPYRQNMYHCEHCSQLELDVAQQHCFKMCTYKVEKPCKYLIDGLLSTLVVFIVLELVICIIAIMFGLQVIIRGRAQPPPLLQQTVGAAAQGQAIEEPQEAVDEGTIAVEVETLPAEPQVDPPPQYKS from the exons ATGGGTATAGAGAGCCAGGACCCCTTGCCACCCCCTGGGAACCTCACCAGGACCCAGGCAAGAGGCTTTCTGCGATCGGAGCCCATTACGCTGGGG tccATCCAGATCTTGATTGCAGTGTTGACTCTGTTCCTGGGGGTCTCTCTGCTGACGCCCTACGACCTCACGTCCCAAGACTTCATCACGCACAGCATTGTGATGCTCATAGGTGCAGCCGGG CTAATCATATCTGGAGCCATTCTGATTCACACAGGAAGACGACCCTCGCTTTGCATG GTCAAAGCAACTCTGGTGTTCCACCTGGTGAGTCTGATCTTCAGCACGGCGACCATCGCTCTACTGTCCAACCACCTGCCGTATCGACAGAACATGTACCACTGCGAGCACTGCAGTCAACTGGAGCTCGACGTGGCG CAACAACACTGTTTCAAGATGTGCACGTACAAGGTGGAAAAGCCCTGTAAA TACTTGATAGACGGACTCCTCAGCACTCTGGTGGTGTTCATAGTGCTGGAGCTGGTGATCTGCATCATAGCCATTATGTTCGGCCTGCAGGTGATCATCCGAGGTAGAGCACAG cctcctcccctccttcagCAAACTGTTGGGGCAGCAGCTCAGGGCCAGGCTATTGAGGAGCCACAG gaGGCAGTGGATGAGGGTACTATTGCTGTGGAGGTAGAGACTCTTCCAGCAGAGCCTCAGGTGGATCCACCGCCACAgtacaagtcctga
- the LOC134072837 gene encoding uncharacterized protein LOC134072837: MGLESQTPKQVPGDLKITQVDTYLRLEPKTLGAIQVLIGILTLCLSASLLQITELHFYGDIVILLLFALEIILSGCILITTGIYPTLLWLKAMLVVHLVSLAFTTAALGLLSKNLPFRQLSYHCEHCRRFEIFSVLLIDGILGTLVLFLIVELVICIVCLLVGLSVLAQGGIQLPGVSQRLTTPPVQVQPVMVAPAQMAQVSVVVTEPSPEPELTPEPEPVPEPVPAPVHAAIVPEPVVTVPSPPVESTEPQVVPIEPQVLSTEPQVVPIEPQVVPIEPQVVMMEPQIVSMEPQVVPLEPQVEPL; encoded by the exons ATGGGACTCGAAAGCCAGACCCCCAAGCAAGTCCCTGGTGACCTAAAAATCACGCAGGTGGACACTTACCTGAGACTAGAGCCCAAGACGCTGGGG GCCATCCAGGTGCTCATCGGCATCTTGACCCTGTGTCTGAGTGCCTCCCTGTTGCAGATCACCGAGCTGCACTTCTATGGTGATATCGTCATCCTGCTGCTGTTTGCTCTGGAG ATTATACTTTCTGGGTGCATCTTGATCACCACTGGGATATATCCTACACTGCTCTGG TTGAAAGCTATGTTGGTGGTCCACCTGGTGAGTTTGGCCTTCACAACAGCAGCCTTGGGCCTCCTGTCAAAGAACCTGCCCTTCCGACAGTTATCGTACCACTGTGAACACTGCCGTCGCTTTGAAATCTTCTCTGTG CTGCTTATTGATGGCATCCTTGGTACACTGGTCCTGTTCCTGATTGTGGAGCTCGTGATCTGCATTGTGTGCTTATTGGTCGGGCTCAGTGTCCTTGCCCAAGGAGGAATTCAG CTTCCTGGAGTAAGCCAGAGATTGACTACGCCGCCCGTACAGGTGCAGCCTGTCATGGTCGCTCCAGCCCAG atggCCCAGGTGTCTGTGGTGGTGACTGAACCTTCACCAGAACCGGAGCTCACTCCTGAGCCTGAGCCGGTTCCAGAACCCGTGCCAGCACCCGTGCATGCCGCAATAGTACCGGAGCCCGTGGTGACGGTTCCATCCCCACCAGTGGAGAGCACTGAGCCACAGGTGGTGCCAATAGAACCACAGGTGCTGTCAACAGAACCGCAGGTAGTTCCAATAGAACCACAGGTGGTACCAATAGAACCTCAGGTGGTCATGATGGAGCCACAGATTGTATCTATGGAGCCACAGGTGGTGCCATTGGAACCCCAGGTCGAGCCTCTGTAA